In a genomic window of Corynebacterium coyleae:
- a CDS encoding GtrA family protein, with amino-acid sequence MRQFLRFGIVGGSGVLVNFVVFYLANKALENGFDLHANDVFMQLGSTRWNIRWYHLMSTLAFLLANTWNYQLNRSWTFRGVHARSWLRGFFPFLATGALAFAVSLTCMTLLMNPTTPVGLPDHIFDDSTGLRTKSYWAQAISTLIAMPVNFVINKVWTFGKPKTPKTT; translated from the coding sequence CTGCGCCAATTTTTGCGCTTCGGCATCGTCGGTGGCTCCGGCGTGCTCGTCAACTTCGTCGTGTTCTACCTGGCCAACAAAGCCCTAGAGAACGGCTTTGATCTGCACGCCAACGACGTGTTCATGCAACTCGGCTCCACCCGTTGGAACATCCGCTGGTACCACCTCATGTCCACCCTGGCGTTCCTCCTGGCCAACACGTGGAACTACCAGCTCAACCGCTCCTGGACATTCCGTGGGGTGCACGCGCGCTCCTGGCTGCGCGGGTTCTTCCCCTTCTTGGCCACCGGCGCGCTCGCGTTCGCGGTGTCACTGACATGCATGACGCTTTTGATGAACCCCACCACGCCAGTTGGCCTGCCGGACCACATCTTCGACGACTCCACCGGCCTGCGCACCAAATCCTACTGGGCCCAAGCCATCTCCACACTGATCGCGATGCCGGTGAACTTTGTCATCAACAAGGTCTGGACCTTCGGAAAACCGAAAACACCAAAAACGACCTAA